The Deinococcus radiopugnans ATCC 19172 region CCTCCGAGAACAGGCTGGTGGCCCCGGTCTGGGCGTTGATGGCGTAAATGCTGCCGGTGGCGGCGCTGCCGGTGTAGATCACGCCCCTGGCCGCGTCGTAGGCCACGCCCTCGGGGAAGGCCTGTGGGCTGGGCAGCGGGTAATCGCGCACGCTGAAGTTGTCGCGCTTGATCACGCCACAGCGTTCGCGCGCGCCACTCTTGCCGCTGGGATCGCTCTTGTAGTCGTCCATGTTCGCGTGGATCACGATGGAGCGGTTCAGGACGCCGTTCGCGCCGGTCAGGCTGCTTTTGGCGGTGGTGAAGGTGACCTTGCCGGTGCCGTCCGCGCCCACTTCCAGCATGGGCAAGTCGCCGCCGTGGCCGTATTTGTTGCCTGCCGTGGGGCTGTCGTGGTTCTTGCTCATGCCGGGATCGAAGTGACCGCCCGCGCCGCCGAAGGGCACCACCTTGTTTTCGGCGGCGTCCACGCCGGGGGTGCAGCGCCCGAACTCGTGCAGGTGCAGGCCGTGCATGCCGGGGGTCAGGCCACTCACCTGCACCGTCACGCGCATGCCCATTCCAGCCTGCTCAAATTGCGCCTCGCCGCGCACTTCCCCGGCGGCGTCGCGCAGGGCCGCCGTCGCCCGCAGGTTGGCGGGCATCATGCCGGTCATCGGCTCTGCGCCCCCGGCCAGCACCAGCCCGCTCAGCAGCAGCGCCGCGCCGCCCAGGCCGAAGGCTACCGTTTTCTTAAATTGCCGCATCACTGGCCTCCGGTGTAAAGCACGCGGTACAGCACGCCGCTCTGATCGTCGGTGAACAGCAGGCTGCCGTCGGTGTATTGCGCGACGCCCGCCACCCGTCCGAACTGCTTCCACACGTCGCCGTCCTGGTATACGAAGCCGCTCACGAACGGCGTCACCCCCGTCGGCTGGTTGTTCGCGTCGAAGGCCACGTGCCCGATGTAGTAGCCGCTGGGTTCGGAGCGGTTCCACGAGCCCCGGAAGGCCACGAAGGCGCTGTTTTTATATTCGGCGGGAAACTGGGAAGCGGTGTAGAAGGTCATGTCGATGGCCGCCGCGTGCGCGGTGTTGTTCAGCACGCTGCCCACCGTCCCGGCGCAGTACTCGGCCTTGGTGATCTGCCCCGGAATGCCCGACACGTTCACGTAGGGGTCAGGCTGCTTGTCGCCGTAGCAGAAGGGCCAGCCGTAGTTCTTGCCGCGTTCCAGCACGTTCATTTCCTCGGGAGGGATGTTGTCGCCGTGCCAGTCGCTGCCCTGATCCCAGCCGTAGAGAACCCCGGTCACCGGATGCCAGCCGAAGCCGATGGTGTGGCGCAGCCCGCGCGAGTAGACCTCGCGGCTCTTGCCGTCCGGGCTGATTCGCAGCAGGGTGGCGTCCTCGGGGTTGGGCGTGGGCGCGTCGTTGTTGGGGCTGCCGAAAGCGGCGTACAGGTACCCGTCCGGCCCCCAGTGCATGCCGCGTGCGCCGTGCTGACCGGCGTCGGGGAAGCCGGTGGCGAACACGCGCGGCACGCTCATGGTGCCGTCTTTCGCCATGTCCATCACCCAGATGTTCTTCTCGCCTGCGACGTACATCTTGCCGTCTTTCACGGCCATCGCGTGCGCTGTGCCCAGGTTCTGGGCCACCCGCTTGCGCTCCAAGGCCTCGATCTGGCCGTCGCCGTTGACGTCCTTGAGGTACCACAGGTCACTCTGCTTCATGCGGGTCAGGTAGATGCCGCCATCACTCATCACCAGCAGGCTGCGGGCGTTGCCCAGGCCCGTCGCCATCACCTTCAGCTCAAAACCCGCCGGGACTTTCAGGCGGCTCAGCTTGTCCGCCGTGAATTCCAGCGGCGTCGGCTCGTTGCGGGTGGCGGTCACGGTGGCGGGTGGCTCGCCTGGGGGAATGGGGCGCGGCGCGGGCACGCCCTGTGCGCCGGCAGCGGACACGGTCAGGGCCGCCGTCAGGGCGGTCAGAAAAAGTCGTCTCATTTGTGGTTCCTCCGCCCGATATGGTGCCGAAGCGCAGGCCGTTGAAGTGGGAGGGGCTTACCATATGGGACAACGTTCAACGTTGATTCAAGGCCAGCTTCAGGCCGGGTGGAGGTTGTGCCGCTTGACGCTTACGGTTTTTCCACGAACAGCGGCAGGCCCGACCCCGCCACAGCGCCCACGTCCACGGCCCGGCGGTGTAATTCCTGCACGGCCCGCGTGCCTTCCTCGCCCACGTCCAGGCTGAAGGCGTTCACGTACAGGTCAATGTGCGCCTGCATGACCTCGTCGGCCATCTCCAGCGCGTGCTGCCGGATGTAGGCGCGCGAGGCTTCGGGGTGGGCGTAGGCGTACTCCAGGCTTGAGCGAACCGAAACGTTGAGCGCCCACTGCATGTCGGGGGCCAGATCGCGGCGCACCAGAATCGCGCCCAGCGGCAGGGGCAGGCCGGTCTCGCCCTCCCACCACGCGCCCAGATCCAGATGCTTGCTCAGGCCGTGCTGCGGGTAGGTGAAGCGCGACTCGTGGATGATCAGGCCCGCGTCTACCTCTCCGCGCTCCACGGCGGGCATCACCTCATCGTAGCGCATCCGCATCACCTTCACTTCGGGGTAGACCAGACGCAGCAGCAGCTCGGCGGTGGTCAGCGCGCCGGGCGAGGCCACCGTCTTGCCGTTCAGATTCCCGATCTCGCCGCGCGTCACGATCAGCGGCCCCACGCCGCGCCCCAGTGCCCCACCCGCGCGCAGGGCCACGTAGCGGTCCATGACGCCGAAGTACGCGCGGTAACTGATCTTGGTTATGGGCAGGCGGCCCAGCGTGGCCCAGTCGTTGAGGGTCTGCACGTCCTCCAGCACCTCCTGCACCGGCAGCGGCGCGGGCACCAGCCCGGCGTGCAGCGCGTGGAAGATAAAGGTGTCGTTGGGGCAGAAGGAATAGCCCAGGTGCAGGGTGTCGGGGAGAGTGCTCATCGCCCTTCAGGGTACGCCTCACCCCACCTGCGGATCAGCGTTCCGTCACACGGGCGCCGCATGCTGGGCGCTATGAAACGGCTTGCCCTGTTGACGGCCCTGGCCTGCATCGCCTGTGCGGAAGCGGGGGGTGCGGACGGCGGCATTCTCGTCGGCCCCGGCGCCCAGGCCTGCGCCCCGGGGTACATGCCGCCTGATTTTGACCGTCTGGACAGCGAGTTGCAGACGGCCCGCCTGCGCTGGAAGCTGGCGAACCTCCAGCATTATCGCTACGACTTTGCCCGTATTGCCGCGCCCCTGCGCTTCCCCGACGTGACGGTCAGCGTGAAGGGCGGCAAACTTCAGGGCGTGACCTTCAAGAATCCGGCGGAGGCCAATGCCCCAGCGCCCCTGAACACTGGCCCGATGGAGGCGCTGTTTCTGGAGGTCACCCGCGCCCTCGCGTACCAGAAGGCCCAGCCCTGCGCCGATCTGCGCGTCACCTATGACGCGAAAGACGGCCACCCCACCACCTTTTACAGCGGCTCGGGGTTCAGCCCGTTTGCCGATGGCAACGCCGAATGGCGCGTCACCAACTTCAGCGCACGTCCCTGAGCACCGCCCGCGCCGCGTCAGCGTCACGGTTCAGTTGCGCCTTCAGCTCGTCCAGGCCGCCAAATTTCTGTTCGCCGCGCAGGTGCGAGAAGAACTTGACCTG contains the following coding sequences:
- a CDS encoding superoxide dismutase family protein translates to MRQFKKTVAFGLGGAALLLSGLVLAGGAEPMTGMMPANLRATAALRDAAGEVRGEAQFEQAGMGMRVTVQVSGLTPGMHGLHLHEFGRCTPGVDAAENKVVPFGGAGGHFDPGMSKNHDSPTAGNKYGHGGDLPMLEVGADGTGKVTFTTAKSSLTGANGVLNRSIVIHANMDDYKSDPSGKSGARERCGVIKRDNFSVRDYPLPSPQAFPEGVAYDAARGVIYTGSAATGSIYAINAQTGATSLFSEGGAKGRSTALGLKVDAQGRVWVAGGATGAINILSKDGAPVATLMTPPSPNPYLNDLIPTPDGSVYVTDSTRPVIWRVRDMQVEPWLNLAGTPIKYGPGINLNGIVASPDGKYLLSIQLNTGELWRIDTGTKVIKKVMGGLKNGDGLLLDGQTLYVARNADGLVSKVSLGADYGSGTLVMEEPLNGLRFPTTLVKVGGDVVVTQGQLDKLQGGIPETPFKLTRFKAF
- a CDS encoding PQQ-dependent sugar dehydrogenase, translating into MRRLFLTALTAALTVSAAGAQGVPAPRPIPPGEPPATVTATRNEPTPLEFTADKLSRLKVPAGFELKVMATGLGNARSLLVMSDGGIYLTRMKQSDLWYLKDVNGDGQIEALERKRVAQNLGTAHAMAVKDGKMYVAGEKNIWVMDMAKDGTMSVPRVFATGFPDAGQHGARGMHWGPDGYLYAAFGSPNNDAPTPNPEDATLLRISPDGKSREVYSRGLRHTIGFGWHPVTGVLYGWDQGSDWHGDNIPPEEMNVLERGKNYGWPFCYGDKQPDPYVNVSGIPGQITKAEYCAGTVGSVLNNTAHAAAIDMTFYTASQFPAEYKNSAFVAFRGSWNRSEPSGYYIGHVAFDANNQPTGVTPFVSGFVYQDGDVWKQFGRVAGVAQYTDGSLLFTDDQSGVLYRVLYTGGQ
- a CDS encoding 1,4-dihydroxy-6-naphthoate synthase; protein product: MSTLPDTLHLGYSFCPNDTFIFHALHAGLVPAPLPVQEVLEDVQTLNDWATLGRLPITKISYRAYFGVMDRYVALRAGGALGRGVGPLIVTRGEIGNLNGKTVASPGALTTAELLLRLVYPEVKVMRMRYDEVMPAVERGEVDAGLIIHESRFTYPQHGLSKHLDLGAWWEGETGLPLPLGAILVRRDLAPDMQWALNVSVRSSLEYAYAHPEASRAYIRQHALEMADEVMQAHIDLYVNAFSLDVGEEGTRAVQELHRRAVDVGAVAGSGLPLFVEKP
- a CDS encoding DUF6174 domain-containing protein, whose protein sequence is MKRLALLTALACIACAEAGGADGGILVGPGAQACAPGYMPPDFDRLDSELQTARLRWKLANLQHYRYDFARIAAPLRFPDVTVSVKGGKLQGVTFKNPAEANAPAPLNTGPMEALFLEVTRALAYQKAQPCADLRVTYDAKDGHPTTFYSGSGFSPFADGNAEWRVTNFSARP